From Nicotiana tabacum cultivar K326 chromosome 22, ASM71507v2, whole genome shotgun sequence, one genomic window encodes:
- the LOC107831582 gene encoding sulfite exporter TauE/SafE family protein 3: MAGVGGKLKILRPLLSISWSFLLAAIFVSAERSLKREAIAQNATELSDADYLSTVVNFLWKPNESGYHHVWPDMKFGWQIVVGTIIGFLGAAFGSVGGVGGGGIFVPMLSLIVGFDPKSSTAISKCMIMGAAVSTVYYNLKLRHPTIDMPIIDYDLAVLIQPMLMLGISIGVAFNVVFADWMVTVLLIVLFLLTSTKAFLRGVETWKKETIIKKEAEAAKNSETGDEAEYKLLPSGPANGTEKDAKVTSEREVPFMENVCWKEFGLLCFVWIAFLALQIGKIYTATCSVWYWGVNLLQIPVSVGVSSFEAISLYKGWRKIQSKGEDGTNFRVMQLIVYCLFGILAGLVGGLLGLGGGFIMGPLFLELGVPPQVSSATATFAMMFSSSMSVVEYYLLKRFPVPYALYFVAVATVAAFVGQHVVRRLIVVLGRASLIIFILAFTIFVSAISLGGVGISNMIGKIQRHEYMGFENLCKYEV, encoded by the exons ATGGCAGGAGTTGGAGGaaaattgaagattttgaggccACTTTTGTCAATTTCATGGAGTTTTCTTTTAGCTGCAATATTTGTTTCAGCAGAAAGAAGCTTAAAAAGAGAAGCTATAGCCCAAAATGCAACTGAACTTTCAGATGCAGATTACCTTTCAACTGTTGTCAACTTTTTATGGAAGCCTAATGAATCTGGTTACCATCATGTTTGGCCG GATATGAAATTTGGATGGCAAATTGTTGTTGGTACCATTATTGGATTCTTGGGCGCAGCATTTGGTAGTGTAGGTGGTGTTGGCGGCGGCGGCATATTCGTACCCATGCTTAGTCTTATCGTCGGATTTGATCCAAAATCGTCTACAGCAATTTCAAAAT GTATGATTATGGGAGCTGCGGTCTCTACTGTTTACTATAACTTAAAGCTGAGGCATCCCACAATTGACATGCCTATTATCGATTATGACTTGGCTGTTCTCATCCAGCCAATGCTTATGCTCGGCATTAGTATCGGAGTTGCTTTCAATGTGGTATTTGCTGATTGGATGGTTACAGTTCTGCTAATTGTTCTGTTCCTTCTCACATCAACCAAGGCCTTTCTAAGAGGGGTTGAGACGTGGAAGAAAGAGACTATTATTAAAAAG GAGGCCGAGGCTGCGAAAAACTCAGAGACTGGTGATGAAGCAGAATACAAGCTCCTTCCCAGCGGTCCCGCCAATGGCACTGAAAAAGACGCCAAAGTTACTTCCGAACGAGAG GTTCCTTTCATGGAGAATGTTTGCTGGAAGGAATTCGGACTCCTCTGTTTTGTTTGGATTGCATTTCTAGCGCTGCAAATTGGGAAG ATTTACACAGCTACTTGTTCGGTGTGGTATTGGGGGGTGAATTTATTGCAG ATCCCGGTTTCTGTAGGGGTATCTTCATTTGAAGCTATTAGTCTGTACAAAGGTTGGAGAAAGATTCAATCCAAGGGAGAAGACGGCACCAATTTCCGTGTGATGCAACTGATTGTTTATTGCTTATTCGGTATACTAGCTGGTCTGGTTGGCGGACTTCTTGGTCTTGGCGGAGGATTTATCATGGGTCCGCTCTTTTTGGAGCTCGGTGTCCCTCCTCAG GTCTCAAGTGCCACTGCCACTTTTGCGATGATGTTCTCCTCATCAATGTCCGTGGTGGAGTATTACCTTCTAAAACGTTTCCCAGTTCCTTATG CGCTCTACTTTGTTGCTGTGGCAACTGTTGCTGCTTTCGTTGGGCAACACGTTGTGAGGAGGTTGATTGTTGTATTAGGACGAGCGTCTCTTATCATTTTCATCCTCGCCTTCACAATTTTTGTGAGCGCAATATCGCTAG GTGGGGTCGGAATCTCAAATATGATTGGGAAGATCCAGCGCCACGAGTATATGGGATTCGAGAACCTATGCAAATACGAGGTTTAA
- the LOC107831583 gene encoding uncharacterized protein LOC107831583, which yields MNPATSLFRRLNIRDLVTRTPTYSGASDVSGEGLGLMFKRWATKKTAGSTKNGRDSKPKNLGVKKFGGERVIPGNIIVRQRGTRFHPGNYVGIGKDHTLYALKEGCVKFERHKLSGRKWVHVEPKDGHVLHPVYSTAAAPELKTAT from the exons ATGAACCCTGCAACATCATTGTTTAGGAGGTTAAATATCAGAGATCTCGTAACAAGAACACCTACTTACAGTGGCGCGAGTG ATGTATCTGGGGAAGGATTAGGCTTGATGTTTAAGCGTTGGGCTACCAAAAAGACAGCAGGATCCACTAAGAATGGCCGTGATTCAAAACCAAAGAATCTAGGGGTAAAGAAATTTGGTGGAGAG AGGGTGATACCTGGAAATATTATTGTTCGTCAAAGAGGAACCAGATTCCATCCTGGAAACTATGTTGGAATAGGGAAAGATCACACGCTTTATGCTCTGAAAGAAGGTTGTGTAAAGTTTGAGCGCCACAAGCTGAGTGGACGCAAGTGGGTGCACGTTGAGCCCAAGGATGGCCATGTGCTTCACCCAGTTTACTCGACTGCTGCAGCTCCTGAGCTGAAGACAGCAACTTAA
- the LOC107831584 gene encoding uncharacterized protein LOC107831584, with amino-acid sequence MLRLWKWYQNCLAVHPVKTQVISSGLIWGFGDVAAQAVTHYTAKKHLHLRSDKDKEFSINWRRVATTSLFGFAFVGPVGHFWYEGLDRFIRLQLQMQPKSMRFVATKVALDGVIFGPLDLLVFFTYMGYSTGKNTAQVVEGVKRDFLPALILEGGIWPAVQVANFRYIPVRYQLLYVNFFCLLDSCFLSWIEQQEDAAWKQWLKNIVRLKEQKEKGG; translated from the exons ATGTTGCGGCTGTGGAAATGGTACCAAAATTGTTTGGCAGTACATCCGGTGAAGACGCAAGTCATCAGCTCCggtttgatttggggttttggGGATGTTGCTGCTCAAGCCGTCACTCACTACACTGCCAAAAAACACCTTCATCTTCGCTCT GATAAAGATAAAGAATTTTCAATCAACTGGAGACGAGTTGCCACAACAAGCTTGTTTGGGTTTGCGTTTGTCGGACCCGTTGGCCACTTCTG GTACGAAGGATTGGATCGCTTCATAAGGTTGCAACTTCAAATGCAACCCAAATCCATGCGTTTTGTTGCTACAAAAGTGGCACTTGATGGTGTAATCTTTGGGCCCCTAGATTTACTTGTCTTTTTCACGTATATGGGCTACTCCACTGGGAAAAATACTGCTCAAGTTGTTGAAGGTGTGAAGAGAGACTTTCTACCGGCCTTAATACTAGAGGGTGGCATATGGCCTGCTGTGCAGGTAGCCAACTTCCGCTATATACCAGTTCGGTATCAGCTTCTTTATGTCAATTTCTTCTGCTTGCTCGATAGCTGCTTCCTTTCATGGATTGAGCAGCAGGAAGATGCTGCATGGAAGCAATGGTTGAAAAACATTGTGCGGTTAAAGGAACAAAAAGAGAAAGGTGGATAA
- the LOC107831585 gene encoding large ribosomal subunit protein eL37 yields the protein MGKGTGSFGKRRNKTHTLCVRCGRRSFHIQKSRCSACAYPAARLRKYNWSVKALRRKTTGTGRMRYLRNVPRRFKTNFREGTEATPRKKGAAVAS from the exons ATG ggaAAAGGAACGGGGAGTTTTGGGAAGAGGAGGAACAAGACACACACACTATGTGTGAGGTGTGGGCGTCGCAGTTTCCACATCCAGAAGAGCCGCTGCTCCGCTTGTGCTTACCCTGCTGCTCGCCTCAGAAAAT ATAACTGGAGCGTCAAGGCACTTAGAAGAAAGACCACTGGAACTGGTCGCATGAGGTATCTCCGCAATGTGCCCCGCAGGTTCAAGACTAACTTCAGAGAAG GTACCGAGGCAACTCCAAGGAAGAAGGGTGCTGCTGTAGCCTCTTAA